TGAACACTTTCCAAGTCCTGCCCTAAAGTGAGTGTGTTGTTTGATTGGTGTATTTGAACCGTAAGACGcaatattttcataaacatATCATTGCTTGTTTGTTATCAGTTTTACTGGCTTGGCTAATAAACTCGAAGTAATTGTCTCGATTACCAAAGCAAACACCAACGAATCTGTCAATGAACTCGcaatgctgctgccgtttACGACCAATCCTCTCAATTGGAACTAAATAATTCAATAAGTAAATTtataaagaaaaacatcttCTGGATTGGTGATTTATCACGTGAATTACTAGAACTAAGACAAGAACCGAgacgggttttttgttttcttttaattatcTGTTTATTCGAGTAGTTACTAAACATTGGAACTAAACGAACGGATGGAAAACTCTGGAAAACTGGACTTCTGGAAAACAAGTACATCGTGCGGTACAAGGAAAAAACGTAACGAGAACGAACAACATCACTATAAAAGCTGGTATGAGATCACACAATCACACGATCCGAAGggatttttcccttttcgttttcgctttttgtaTTTCGGTTTTATCGATGCTTAGCGCTACCGGAAGGGCTCTCTTGTGTCATGGTCGCATACAGTTTTGGCAACTCTGATTCAAGGCGAAGTAACTGTACGAATGTTTTGAGCTTCATCGTGACACCGGGTCCAGCTCCAATCCCGATACCCATCCCGTCCGACTCGCTGGTCGCCGTTTTAACGAAGGTGGAATAGTATGACACCAACTCCTGCGATCCATCGCCATCGAGATCGGCAATCAAAAGAGAGTTTTCTTGGTAGTTAAGATCTGGCTGACAAAGCATCTCGGCGTTTGCATCGCCACTGTTGATCGGTTCGCGGCAAAACTGTATTACGTTGCTTTGGCTTGTGTTCTCGATCTTGATGTCAGTCGAGTTAAAAACAATCAGTTTGACCGTTTCCTTCAAAAACCGCATTCGATTGCGGAACGCACCACTCGGTTGATTCCCCATCGTAGAGTGTGACGACTGTGACGAAGAAGATTGGTTTTGACCTCGAGCGGAGGTTTTGGAGATAGCATCGAGCCCCGGCGGCCCTATCCAGGGTTGCTGGTGGACGAGCTGATATCCGAAACGGTTCAAACTGGGAGCCATTCCAAGTACGGTTCGTCGGAAGCGTGAGCTACGATTGTCTAGATCACGCTGACTCCATTCCCAGAATTTTAACACGAATCCAAACACGGTGGATTGGTTATCGGCTCCGAAATTGCCGAAAGTCAGTCTAACAGGCTGCATACCATATAAACGTTCACGACCAGATACGTTCCACAGGACCTCTCCGGTGGACTCTTCGGTCAGTAGAACTGAAGTGGAACAGTTTTCCGGGCAACGACCTCGGTTCTCCACCACCAACTGTTTCCCACCGACGTTCGTGATGGTGCGCTGCTTTTCAGTGTTTCGTCGCTGTCCGAAGAACTTGTGTTGCGGCAATCCGTTTGGCATACGTCGCACGATTCGCATGTCGAGTGCCTTCCGGTGGATCAATTTATACAGCTCTGGCAACGACTTTGCCTTCTGCTGTTCACTTTTATCGCGCACACAATTAAACTTTACGTTTAACTCCCCGTCGAGCGTCAACTTGTGAACATACAGACACTCCTTGACGGCGTAAGAATCTCCGATTGTGACACCCTTCCGGCCGGATATCATCACTAGCCGATTGTGGCGTGTTTCGCTAGAGCTGGTCACAAACAACAATTCGTTTACACCGTCACCATCCACATCCGGTATGAGTAGAGGAAAATCGAGCATATCGGCTTGTCGTCCGACACCGGGACTCCGTTTGTTGTAGCCTTCCGCACGCCACAACCACTCACCGGACAGTGGGTCAATGCACTCGAGTTGGCCGTACTCATCCAATACCAGACAATCTGGAGCACCACTCCGGTCTGCATCGAGGAGCGAACAGTCGATGCTCTTCGGTTCGTGGACCATTTGGTCGTACCATGCTACCTTGCCAGAGCTGCCAATCAATGAAATGATCCCGTTCCGCCGGTGGTAAGAATCTTCAAAATCAGGGTACAACTTATCACCACGGTACATAAAGACGAGATTCTTACTCTTTCCGTGTACAACACCCTCCACCACATTGATAACAcctttcaattcaattttttcataatttcttaTCCAATTTTGAGTCTTCACGCGCTCTGACCTAGTGTGATAAGAACGAAATGTAATTAGTTCAACAGAACTACTGCTCCTTCCCTCAACTTACCTTGCAGGGCATGACAGATTATCCGAACACGGAATGATCCAGAGAAAGGTGACCAGAGCCAGGCAGCAGACCGCTAACGATGCAATAAAGCAACACTTTCGCGGAGTGGACATTGTGTGGTCGGGAATA
The nucleotide sequence above comes from Anopheles bellator chromosome 1, idAnoBellAS_SP24_06.2, whole genome shotgun sequence. Encoded proteins:
- the LOC131211051 gene encoding uncharacterized protein LOC131211051 isoform X2, whose translation is MLNGIGMKGERENGAGCYPPSPSDVEEASGVFHADNVAILNEAGSIPDHTMSTPRKCCFIASLAVCCLALVTFLWIIPCSDNLSCPARSERVKTQNWIRNYEKIELKGVINVVEGVVHGKSKNLVFMYRGDKLYPDFEDSYHRRNGIISLIGSSGKVAWYDQMVHEPKSIDCSLLDADRSGAPDCLVLDEYGQLECIDPLSGEWLWRAEGYNKRSPGVGRQADMLDFPLLIPDVDGDGVNELLFVTSSSETRHNRLVMISGRKGVTIGDSYAVKECLYVHKLTLDGELNVKFNCVRDKSEQQKAKSLPELYKLIHRKALDMRIVRRMPNGLPQHKFFGQRRNTEKQRTITNVGGKQLVVENRGRCPENCSTSVLLTEESTGEVLWNVSGRERLYGMQPVRLTFGNFGADNQSTVFGFVLKFWEWSQRDLDNRSSRFRRTVLGMAPSLNRFGYQLVHQQPWIGPPGLDAISKTSARGQNQSSSSQSSHSTMGNQPSGAFRNRMRFLKETVKLIVFNSTDIKIENTSQSNVIQFCREPINSGDANAEMLCQPDLNYQENSLLIADLDGDGSQELVSYYSTFVKTATSESDGMGIGIGAGPGVTMKLKTFVQLLRLESELPKLYATMTQESPSGSAKHR
- the LOC131211051 gene encoding uncharacterized protein LOC131211051 isoform X1; the encoded protein is MPNSDLSGGIYSPIPQTAVSDSESEEELLRVQQAANKVTTLCETATIMLNGIGMKGERENGAGCYPPSPSDVEEASGVFHADNVAILNEAGSIPDHTMSTPRKCCFIASLAVCCLALVTFLWIIPCSDNLSCPARSERVKTQNWIRNYEKIELKGVINVVEGVVHGKSKNLVFMYRGDKLYPDFEDSYHRRNGIISLIGSSGKVAWYDQMVHEPKSIDCSLLDADRSGAPDCLVLDEYGQLECIDPLSGEWLWRAEGYNKRSPGVGRQADMLDFPLLIPDVDGDGVNELLFVTSSSETRHNRLVMISGRKGVTIGDSYAVKECLYVHKLTLDGELNVKFNCVRDKSEQQKAKSLPELYKLIHRKALDMRIVRRMPNGLPQHKFFGQRRNTEKQRTITNVGGKQLVVENRGRCPENCSTSVLLTEESTGEVLWNVSGRERLYGMQPVRLTFGNFGADNQSTVFGFVLKFWEWSQRDLDNRSSRFRRTVLGMAPSLNRFGYQLVHQQPWIGPPGLDAISKTSARGQNQSSSSQSSHSTMGNQPSGAFRNRMRFLKETVKLIVFNSTDIKIENTSQSNVIQFCREPINSGDANAEMLCQPDLNYQENSLLIADLDGDGSQELVSYYSTFVKTATSESDGMGIGIGAGPGVTMKLKTFVQLLRLESELPKLYATMTQESPSGSAKHR